A region from the Bacillota bacterium genome encodes:
- a CDS encoding ABC transporter ATP-binding protein has protein sequence MVDVSAVTKDYRMGKIKVPALRGVDLKIAAGEMVAIMGPSGSGKSTLMNVLGCLDRPSSGHYRLHGEEVSQKSDRQLAEIRNRQVGFIFQSFNLLPQLTALENVELPLIYRGLSGSSRRAQAQAALVRLGLKGRLHHRPQELSGGEQQRVAIARAVAAGPEMVLADEPTGALDSRTGEEILAVFQELHAQGNTVVMVTHDPNVACHCQRILRLADGVVVADEPVRAEDYLVAQEVLASLPPAVEGDAQA, from the coding sequence ATGGTGGATGTAAGCGCTGTCACCAAAGATTATCGTATGGGTAAAATTAAGGTACCGGCTTTAAGAGGGGTTGATCTTAAGATAGCTGCCGGTGAAATGGTGGCTATTATGGGGCCGTCCGGATCGGGCAAATCCACCTTGATGAACGTTCTCGGCTGTTTGGACCGCCCCAGCAGCGGTCACTACAGGCTTCATGGGGAAGAAGTGAGTCAAAAGAGCGACCGGCAATTGGCGGAGATCCGGAATCGCCAAGTGGGGTTTATTTTTCAAAGCTTTAATCTGCTGCCGCAACTGACAGCGTTGGAAAACGTGGAATTGCCCCTTATTTATCGTGGTCTGTCCGGTAGCAGTAGGCGAGCCCAGGCCCAGGCCGCCCTGGTCCGGCTGGGACTTAAGGGACGGCTGCATCACCGGCCGCAAGAGCTGTCCGGCGGTGAACAACAACGGGTAGCTATAGCCCGGGCAGTTGCGGCCGGGCCGGAGATGGTTCTGGCTGACGAGCCCACCGGGGCCTTGGATTCGCGGACCGGCGAAGAAATACTGGCTGTCTTCCAAGAACTCCATGCTCAGGGTAATACTGTGGTTATGGTGACGCACGATCCTAATGTAGCCTGCCACTGCCAGCGAATCTTACGCCTGGCTGACGGGGTCGTGGTGGCTGATGAACCGGTGCGAGCAGAAGATTATTTGGTGGCCCAGGAAGTGTTGGCTTCCCTCCCGCCGGCGGTGGAAGGGGATGCCCAGGCATGA
- a CDS encoding efflux RND transporter periplasmic adaptor subunit: protein MKKKLIIALAIVVAVGGVFALVKSRQHGKAQNPDVIASGRVTRGDIRLTVEGWGTLSAGEVKEVAPLTEGLVDRVVVKEGQQVEAGDPLLTLYNATLGMEVEKARLELEQARLELAKILGVSPEQVDRADPDLALSVRAPVAGRVVELKVKEGEQIGAKQDLLRLVDDSQVLVDLFLDEGSANSIRAGQKAELFFHDFSGSTPGTVKEVDPNRYPDASSFSRRIVIAVPNPGLLAPEMKAGVNIDTGAGIVAGTGTATGWKEDTWVSSGVSGRIDRLQVKEGSRVKPGHIIASLEKSSALLDVYGQILALRQAQVSFERKQEELDGLTLKAPMSGQVIALNTEDGQKVEAGRSVVKIASYEKMNTEITIDELDIVHIRPDMEATVTVDALPGKIFAAQVVEVAREGGSQSANQYDGYSGPSGFPVKVEILEPGDLRAGMTANVSIFIEERKDVLAVPIEAVYEKEGASFVQVIEGGKPKEAEVQLGLQDRALAEVLAGLTEGQEVVTGSSADDELFFGGGGARPVRRVRM from the coding sequence ATGAAGAAGAAACTGATTATTGCCCTGGCAATTGTGGTGGCGGTAGGTGGTGTTTTTGCTCTAGTCAAGTCTCGTCAGCATGGGAAAGCGCAGAACCCAGATGTTATTGCCAGCGGGCGGGTGACGCGCGGGGATATCCGACTGACGGTGGAGGGCTGGGGCACCCTTTCCGCTGGGGAGGTCAAGGAAGTGGCACCGCTTACTGAAGGCTTAGTGGATCGAGTAGTAGTGAAGGAAGGGCAGCAAGTAGAGGCTGGAGATCCGCTTTTGACTTTATACAATGCCACCCTGGGTATGGAGGTGGAGAAAGCCAGGCTAGAACTGGAGCAGGCCCGGTTGGAGCTGGCTAAAATCCTCGGGGTGTCACCGGAACAGGTAGATAGGGCCGATCCGGATCTGGCTTTGTCGGTGCGGGCACCGGTGGCGGGACGGGTGGTGGAGCTGAAAGTCAAAGAAGGCGAGCAAATCGGGGCTAAACAAGATCTGCTCCGGCTGGTGGACGACAGCCAGGTGCTGGTGGACCTTTTTCTGGATGAAGGATCGGCCAACAGCATCAGAGCCGGTCAAAAGGCAGAGTTGTTTTTCCACGATTTTTCCGGCAGCACCCCCGGTACAGTCAAGGAGGTGGATCCGAACCGCTATCCTGATGCCAGCTCATTCTCCCGGCGAATAGTCATTGCTGTGCCCAATCCGGGACTGTTAGCCCCGGAGATGAAGGCCGGAGTCAATATTGACACCGGCGCCGGGATTGTAGCCGGTACGGGGACGGCCACCGGTTGGAAAGAAGATACGTGGGTATCCAGCGGTGTTAGCGGTCGCATTGACCGGTTGCAGGTGAAAGAAGGCAGTCGAGTCAAGCCGGGGCACATCATCGCTTCTTTGGAAAAAAGCTCCGCCTTGCTGGATGTTTACGGGCAAATTCTGGCTTTGCGCCAAGCTCAGGTGAGCTTCGAACGGAAACAAGAAGAGCTGGACGGACTTACGCTAAAGGCTCCCATGAGCGGACAGGTGATTGCTCTAAATACCGAGGACGGTCAGAAGGTGGAGGCCGGCCGGAGCGTGGTTAAGATCGCCAGCTATGAAAAAATGAACACCGAAATCACCATCGATGAATTGGACATTGTTCATATTAGGCCCGACATGGAAGCCACGGTAACAGTGGACGCCCTGCCGGGAAAGATTTTTGCGGCCCAAGTGGTGGAAGTGGCCCGGGAGGGCGGCAGTCAGAGTGCAAACCAGTATGACGGTTATTCCGGCCCCAGCGGGTTTCCAGTCAAGGTGGAGATCCTGGAGCCGGGAGATCTACGGGCCGGCATGACAGCCAATGTCTCCATTTTTATCGAAGAGCGTAAAGATGTGCTCGCTGTGCCTATTGAAGCTGTGTATGAGAAAGAAGGCGCTTCTTTTGTACAGGTAATAGAAGGCGGCAAACCCAAAGAGGCTGAAGTGCAGTTGGGGCTGCAGGATCGGGCCTTAGCTGAAGTGCTGGCTGGACTCACCGAGGGGCAGGAAGTGGTGACAGGAAGCTCGGCTGACGATGAGCTGTTCTTTGGTGGCGGCGGAGCACGGCCGGTACGCCGAGTACGGATGTAA
- a CDS encoding FtsX-like permease family protein, which translates to MILLLSMKLAWRSILGNKVRSILTMLGVIIGVASVITLVSVGQGARLEIQQHLQSLGSNVIEVYSQGWEVRFTPELLESLKARVDGIKHIMPVVSIGGNLKWRNTTFDCSGQGVGEDFLALRDLELAGGRGFTAADISERRRVMVVGAIVDDQLFRGVNPVGQEVYLNGQRFTVVGVLKAKVSTAQEWGIDRTVYIPYSTAQRISGMNRIDTINIKAKGNKESSQVAVQLKRIFYKIYRRPDSVYVMSRDDMLRQVAEMNLVMTLMLGAIAGISLVVGGIGIMNIMLVSVSERTREIGIRKAVGAKNAQILGQFLIEAVILSAAGGIIGILLGSGASLIIRRFGPPTAVTPTSIFYSFAFALLVGAISGVWPAAKAAKLDPTDALR; encoded by the coding sequence ATGATCTTACTGCTAAGCATGAAGCTGGCCTGGCGCAGCATTTTAGGCAATAAAGTCCGGTCGATTCTGACCATGTTAGGGGTAATTATCGGGGTGGCATCGGTAATAACTCTGGTTTCGGTGGGACAAGGGGCGCGGCTGGAAATTCAGCAACATTTGCAGAGCCTTGGATCGAATGTAATTGAGGTTTACAGTCAAGGTTGGGAAGTGCGGTTTACCCCTGAACTGTTAGAAAGTTTGAAGGCACGCGTGGACGGTATTAAGCACATCATGCCGGTGGTAAGTATCGGCGGCAACTTAAAATGGCGTAACACCACTTTTGACTGCAGCGGCCAAGGCGTGGGCGAGGATTTCTTGGCTTTGCGTGACTTGGAATTGGCCGGCGGCCGTGGGTTTACAGCGGCGGACATCAGCGAACGACGTCGGGTGATGGTGGTGGGTGCCATTGTGGACGATCAGTTGTTCCGGGGAGTGAACCCGGTGGGACAGGAAGTCTACTTAAACGGTCAACGCTTTACAGTGGTAGGGGTGTTAAAGGCTAAGGTTTCCACCGCCCAGGAATGGGGCATCGATCGGACGGTATATATTCCCTACAGCACAGCCCAACGCATTTCCGGTATGAACCGCATTGACACCATCAATATCAAGGCCAAAGGTAATAAGGAGTCGTCCCAGGTGGCGGTGCAGCTAAAGCGCATCTTTTACAAGATATACCGCCGCCCCGATTCGGTGTATGTTATGAGCCGCGATGACATGCTTCGGCAAGTGGCGGAGATGAATTTGGTGATGACCCTAATGCTAGGGGCCATAGCCGGGATCTCGTTGGTGGTGGGCGGCATTGGGATTATGAATATTATGTTGGTATCGGTAAGCGAGCGGACGCGGGAAATCGGGATTAGGAAAGCGGTTGGGGCTAAGAATGCTCAGATTTTAGGGCAGTTTCTCATTGAAGCGGTGATTCTAAGTGCCGCCGGCGGCATTATCGGTATTTTGCTGGGTTCCGGAGCGTCGCTTATTATTCGTCGCTTTGGCCCCCCGACGGCGGTAACGCCCACGTCTATTTTCTACTCGTTTGCGTTCGCGTTGTTGGTGGGGGCTATCTCCGGCGTTTGGCCGGCGGCGAA